From the genome of Globicephala melas chromosome 11, mGloMel1.2, whole genome shotgun sequence, one region includes:
- the HESX1 gene encoding homeobox expressed in ES cells 1 isoform X3 — MSPSLQEGARLGKSKPLPCSFSIESILGLDQKKDCVPSMKPHRPWAETCGSSGKEVNLCLHVPSLPNGISLPCTVDHSVPEESVLKYEDYFSPSERLSLKRELSWYRGRRPRTAFTQNQIEVLENVFRVNCYPGIDIREDLARKLNLEEDRIQICFLFP; from the exons ATGTCTCCCAGCCTTCAAGAAGGTGCTCGGCTTGGGAAAAGCAAACCCCTGCCCTGCTCCTTTTCAATTGAGAGCATCTTAGGACTGGACCAGAAGAAAGACTGTGTTCCATCAATGAAACCCCACAGGCCCTGGGCAGAGACCTGCGGCTCTTCAG ggAAAGAGGTTAACCTATGTCTACATGTCCCGAGTCTTCCTAATGGGATCTCATTACCTTGTACTGTGGATCACTCAGTGCCGGAAGAAAGTGTTTTGAAATATGAAGATTACTTTTCACCCTCAGAAAGACTTTCTTTGAAAAGAGAGTTGAGTTGGTATAGAGGCCGAAGACCCAGAACCGCTTTTACTCAAAACCAG ATTGAAGTGTTGGAAAATGTCTTTAGAGTAAACTGCTATCCTGGCATTGATATCAGAGAAGACTTAGCTCGAAAATTGAACCTAGAGGAAGACAGAATCcag atctgttttctttttccttaa
- the HESX1 gene encoding homeobox expressed in ES cells 1 isoform X1, translating to MSPSLQEGARLGKSKPLPCSFSIESILGLDQKKDCVPSMKPHRPWAETCGSSGKEVNLCLHVPSLPNGISLPCTVDHSVPEESVLKYEDYFSPSERLSLKRELSWYRGRRPRTAFTQNQIEVLENVFRVNCYPGIDIREDLARKLNLEEDRIQIWFQNRRAKLKRSHRESQFLMAKKNFNTDLLE from the exons ATGTCTCCCAGCCTTCAAGAAGGTGCTCGGCTTGGGAAAAGCAAACCCCTGCCCTGCTCCTTTTCAATTGAGAGCATCTTAGGACTGGACCAGAAGAAAGACTGTGTTCCATCAATGAAACCCCACAGGCCCTGGGCAGAGACCTGCGGCTCTTCAG ggAAAGAGGTTAACCTATGTCTACATGTCCCGAGTCTTCCTAATGGGATCTCATTACCTTGTACTGTGGATCACTCAGTGCCGGAAGAAAGTGTTTTGAAATATGAAGATTACTTTTCACCCTCAGAAAGACTTTCTTTGAAAAGAGAGTTGAGTTGGTATAGAGGCCGAAGACCCAGAACCGCTTTTACTCAAAACCAG ATTGAAGTGTTGGAAAATGTCTTTAGAGTAAACTGCTATCCTGGCATTGATATCAGAGAAGACTTAGCTCGAAAATTGAACCTAGAGGAAGACAGAATCcag aTCTGGTTCCAAAATCGGCGTGCAAAGCTGAAAAGATCCCATAGAGAATCACAGTttctcatggccaaaaaaaatttcaacacaGATCTCTTGGAATAG